The Lutra lutra chromosome 10, mLutLut1.2, whole genome shotgun sequence genome contains a region encoding:
- the LOC125078567 gene encoding olfactory receptor 4C11-like: MQQNNSVTEFILLGLTQNPMRQKMVFVIFFIFYVGTVVGNLLIIVTIKYSPTLGSPMYFFLFYLSLADSCFSTSIAPRLLVDSFSTKKIITYNDCMTQIFALHLFGCMDIFVLIFMAADRYVAICKPLHYPTIMRRQVCIILIILAWIGSFIHSIAQIILALRLPFCGPNLIDHYCCDLQPLLKLACMDTYRINLLLVSNSGAICSSSFVILMISYIVILHSLRNHSAEGRKKALSTCTSHITVVILTFGPCIFIYTRPPTTFPMDKMVAVFYTIGTPFLNPIIYTLRNAEMKNAMRKLWHIKIASESKR; encoded by the coding sequence ATGCAACAAAATAACAGCGTAACTGAGTTCATACTGTTAGGATTGACCCAAAATCCCATGAGACAGAAAATGGTATTTGtaatcttcttcattttttatgtggGAACCGTGGTAGGGAATTTGCTTATTATTGTGACCATCAAGTACAGCCCTACACTTGGGAgccccatgtactttttcctattttatttgtcCCTTGCTGATTCCTGTTTCTCAACGTCCATAGCTCCAAGGCTACTTGTGGATTCATTCTccacaaaaaaaatcataacGTACAATGATTGCATGACTCAAATCTTTGCCCTACATTTATTTGGCTGTATGGATATCTTTGTGCTCATATTCATGGCCGCTGATCGTTACGTGGCCATCTGTAAGCCCTTACATTACCCAACCATCATGAGACGACAGGTCTGCATCATCCTTATTATTCTTGCATGGATagggtcttttatccattctatAGCCCAGATTATCCTGGCCTTGAGACTGCCTTTCTGTGGACCCAATTTGATTGATCATTACTGCTGTGATTTGCAACCCTTGCTGAAACTTGCTTGCATGGACACCTATAGGATCAACCTACTGTTGGTGTCTAACAGTGGAGCCATTTGCTCCAGTAGTTTTGTGATTCTGATGATCTCATACATTGTCATCTTGCATTCCTTGAGAAATCACAGtgcagaagggaggaaaaaagctcTCTCAACTTGCACTTCTCACATCACAGTAGTAATCTTAACCTTTGGtccatgtatattcatatatacacgTCCCCCAACCACTTTCCCCATGGACAAGATGGTGGCTGTATTTTACACTATTGGGACCCCTTTTCTCAACCCAATCATCTACACACTGAGgaatgcagaaatgaaaaatgccatgAGAAAGCTCTGGCATATCAAAATTGCCTCAGAAAGCAAAAGATGA